The following proteins come from a genomic window of Bacteroidota bacterium:
- the fbp gene encoding class 1 fructose-bisphosphatase has protein sequence MFTGVKTLNQFINQRQEDFPFATGDLSSLLSDIGTAAKIVHREVNKAGLLNILGSADQTNVQGENVQKLDIYANKQLIAALKGGLECCAIASEENDDFVQINNLESSKPKYVVNFDPLDGSSNIDVNASIGTIFGIYRRISDVNGPGTREDCLQKGHNQVAAGYIIYGSSTMMVYTTGNGVNGFTLDPSIGEFCLSHSNITIPDNGKIYSINEGNYADFSEGVKQFLNYLQTDARQDIGNFSSRYIGTLVADFHRNLLKGGIFIYPNTKKAPKGKLRLLYENNPMAFIIEQAGGKATDGHGVDILDIQPTELHQRTPLFIGSKSLVILAEKFIKKYDS, from the coding sequence ATGTTTACAGGGGTAAAAACTTTAAATCAATTTATAAATCAAAGACAGGAAGATTTTCCATTTGCAACTGGAGATCTTAGTAGTTTGCTTAGTGATATTGGAACAGCAGCAAAAATAGTCCATAGAGAAGTAAATAAAGCAGGTCTTTTAAATATTCTTGGTTCAGCCGATCAAACAAATGTGCAAGGTGAAAATGTTCAAAAATTAGATATTTATGCAAATAAACAACTAATTGCTGCTTTAAAGGGAGGCTTAGAGTGTTGTGCTATTGCCTCAGAAGAAAATGATGATTTTGTACAAATAAATAATTTAGAATCATCAAAACCAAAATATGTTGTAAATTTTGATCCACTTGACGGTTCTTCAAATATTGATGTAAATGCATCAATAGGTACTATTTTTGGAATTTATAGACGAATTTCTGATGTAAACGGACCAGGAACAAGAGAGGATTGTTTGCAGAAAGGTCATAACCAAGTTGCGGCAGGTTATATTATTTATGGTTCATCAACAATGATGGTTTACACAACAGGAAATGGTGTAAACGGATTTACATTAGACCCTTCTATTGGTGAATTTTGCCTTTCACATTCAAATATTACTATTCCTGATAATGGAAAGATTTACTCTATAAATGAAGGAAACTATGCTGATTTTTCTGAGGGTGTTAAACAATTTCTTAACTATCTTCAAACAGATGCAAGGCAAGATATTGGAAATTTTTCTTCAAGATATATTGGAACTTTAGTTGCCGATTTTCATAGAAATCTTTTAAAAGGTGGAATTTTTATTTATCCTAATACGAAAAAAGCCCCCAAAGGAAAATTGAGATTATTGTATGAAAATAATCCTATGGCTTTTATTATTGAACAAGCAGGAGGTAAAGCAACTGATGGTCATGGAGTTGATATTTTAGATATTCAACCAACAGAACTTCACCAAAGAACACCATTGTTTATTGGAAGTAAATCATTAGTAATACTTGCAGAAAAATTTATTAAAAAATACGATAGTTAA